The genomic DNA aagaagggccTAACGAGTTTATGTATTCCGCTGTTTTGAAAGCGTGTGGGTTAGTGGGTGATCTTCAGTTAGGTCGTTTGATCCATGAAAGAATTGGTAAAGAGAATTTAACTGGTGATGTTGTTTTGATGAACGCTGTTGTAGATATGTATGTTAAGAATGGGAGGCTTAGTGAAGCAAATAGCAGTTTTAGGGAGATTTCACGGCCTAATCCAACTTCGTGGAACACTCTTATTTCTGGTTATTGTAAAGCAGGTTTGATTGACGAAGCGGTTAGTTTGTTTCACCGAATTCCCCAGCCAAATGTTGTGTCTTGGAACTGTATGATCTCTGGATTTGTCGATAAGGGCAGTCCTCGTGCCTTGGAGTTTCTAGTTAGGATGCAGAGAGAAGGACTTACGTTAGATGGTTTTGCTTTACCGTGTGCGCTTAAAGCTTGCAGTTTTGGAGGCTTATTAACAATGGGTAAACAGTTGCAATGCTGTGTTGTAAAGTCAGGTCTGGAGTCTAGCCCGTTCGCACGCTCTGCTCTTATTGATATGTACGCCAACTGTGGCTCTCTAATTGATGCAGCTGATGTTTTTCATCAGGAAAGACATCATGCCCTTTGTAATAGTCTTGCTGTTTCGAATTCTATGCTCTCAGGGTTTTTGATCAATGAGGAGAATGAAGCAGCATTAGCTCTACTTTTGCACATGTATCAGTCAGGTTTGTCTTTTGATTCCTACACTCTAAGTGGTGCCTTAAAGATATGCATCAACTTAGTCAACTTGAGACTTGGACTTCAGGTACATAGTTTAGTTGTAACCAGTGGTTATGAGTTGGATTGCATcgtaggaagctttcttgttgATTTACATGCAAACGTTGGGGATATACAAGATGCGCATAAACTGTTTCATAGACTTCCAAATAAAGATATCATCGCTTTCTCTGGCCTGATACGAGGCTGTGTGAAAGAAGGTTTCAATTCTGTAGCATTTTATCTGTTCAGGGAATTAATCAAGCTGGGACTTGATGCCGACCAGTTCATCGTCTCAAGTATTCTCAAAGTTTGTTCGAGTTTAGCGACTCTTGGATGGGGCAAACAAATTCACGGGCTGTGTATAAAGAAAGGTTATGATTCAGAACATGTCACAGCGACAGCGCTAGTAGATATGTATGTAAAATGTGGTGAGACAGACAATGGTGTAGTGTTATTTGATGGTATGTTGGAACGAGATGTTGTCTCTTGGACAGGGATAATTGTTGGATTTGGACAAAACGGACGAGTAAAAGAAGCGATTCAGTATTTCCACAAGATGATCAGTTCTGGAGTTGTACCAAATGAGGTAACTTTTCTGGGGCTTCTTTCTGCTTGTCGACATTCTGGACTACTTGAAGAAGCAAGATTCACCCTAGAATTGATGAAATCTGAATATGGTCTTCAACCGTATCAAGAGCATTATTATTGTGTAGTTGATCTTCTTGGTCAAGCTGGGCGATTCCAAGAGGCAGAAGAATTGATAAACCAAATGTCGTTGGAGCCAGATAAAACAATATGGATGTCTCTGCTCACTGCCTGCGGAACTCACAAGAATGCCAGACTAGTTACCGTAATTGCTGAGAAATTGCTCAAGGCGTTTCCGGAAGATCCATCAGTTTATACATGTCTTTCAAATGTTTATGCTACGTTGGGAATGTGGGATCAGTTAAGTGAAGTGAGAGAAGCTGCTAAGAAGTTGGGGCCTAAAGAATCTGGAATGAGCTGGATCTAGATTGCCTGAAGCAAAATGTAAATTGTAGGATCATCTACGCACTCAAATGAAAAGCTTCTTTGACCTCATGTCTCCCTGGCTTGCTAGAAGTTGAAGATTCTTGAAGGCATGTTTtccccttgtttttttttttttttttttcttttttttaatttggctAGGGAAAACTTTAATGCTAGTTAAACAAATTATTGTAATTATATTACAAACCCTCTCATCTAATAATGGCCACAACAATGAAGAAGATCTTCCTCTTCGTGCTGCTGGTGATAACAACCTTCACGGTTCTCTTTGGTTCTTGCTCGGCTACTGTCTACACCGTTGGGGACTCTGATGGATGGATTGCCAAAGAAGACGTTTATTACGATTGGGCCAAGGGTTTTGTGCGAAAAAACCTtccaagtaatttttttttgcaagagtaccctccaaatcaaataaatgcaATATAGCCATTCCTTATAGTGATGACGTGGCagtttaaaaatcttttgttttgtaaactaaaaaatggcaaagtgttaaaaaaaatctctctccttctttgttcttcttttttctttcttctttcttcgttcTTCATGGGGTCTTGATGTCACATTCATGGAGAAAGAGAATTGAGATTATGGATCATTTATACAAATCGGTTGATCTTTccattcaaaaacaaaacaaaaatgtctaAGATGAGATTCATTGTTTTCAGCTCAAAGACGAGAATTTGAATCAAATGTCGctatcttcttctccgattaatttgaatcaatcaaacaattcatcatcttcttcttccagtgGTAATCGAATAAGCCCCATCGTTCTGTTCATCATCGTTTTCTTTATCTGCAATGTTGTACATTTGGTATTTTacttaataagaaaaaaaaatcgagccTTTCGTCATCACCGAACGAATCTGATCGAAACCCAGAAAATCCCAACTCCGATACTTACCAAAGACAGCTTCAGCAGCTCTTTCATCTCCACGATTCATGTCTAGATCAAGCTTAATTTCGACaattaaaaagataaagagaaatgTCTTGCCCAATTTAATCGATGCTCTTCCCGTGTTTCTTTACAAGGAGATCAAAGATACAAAAGAATCGTTCGATTTTGCTGTGTGTCTCTGTGCATTCTCGGAGGATGATAAGCTAAGATTGCTTCCCAATTGTAGCCACGCTTACATGGCTTCTCTCATACAAATCCAAGcttagatattttttattagaaatccAGACATTTATTACATGTAAATACCAATTTTATATTCATGATCCCAAAATTCACTTTAGTATATATCGACACAGATTTGTATAAATGATCCATAGtctcaattttcttttctccatgAATGTGACACCGAGACCAGATGAATAAGGAAGAAGggaaagagattttttttctattattttttattaaaaataaataaatcttaacGCTTTGCCATTTTTTAGTTCACAAAACAATCATACTTTCAAACTGCCACGTCATTATTATAGGGAATGCCTATATTGCGGATGACTTTTGAGATTATAGTATTAACTTGCATTTATTTGAGGGTGAATTTGCtgtataaccaaataaaaaaaactatagaaggATAAAGCATATTATTTGaaacaattaagaaaataacatagaggacaattaaaattactattttagtgTTGGTTTGGTGGAAATGATGATATGGGGTGGTGGCCGGAGGTTGGCCGGAGGGTCGTCGGCGGGTGGCCGGATGGTGGCCGCAGGGTCGCCGGAGGTAGGCCGGAGGGTGGCCAGAGGATAGCTGGAGGTTGGCTGGAGGGTGGCCGGAGGTTGGCTGGAGGGTAGCCAGAGGGTAACCGGAGGTTGGCCAGCTGTTGGCCGGAGGGTGGCCGGAGGATGGGTGGTCGCCGGAGGTTGGCCGGCAGTTGGATGGTGGCCGGAAGTCGGAGGTTGGCCGGAGGTGATGGAAGGGGTGGTGGTGGCCGGAAGTCGGAGGTTGGCCGGAGGTGATGGAAGGGGTGGTGGtggtttgaaaaataaaaaaaaaataaaaaaaagggcaAAACCTGTCATTAATACATAAATACacagaatataattgatttatgGTTAGTATGATTAGTTtgtaaattatagtttttttttgggttatacaacccaattcccctttatttgatttggagggtactcttaccaaaaaaaaattacttggagggtttttttgcacaaaacccttGGACCAAGTATAAAGGTTTCCATGTAGGAGACTCATTGGTCTTCAGTTACGATCCCAACGTCAATGATGTGACCCAAGTGTAGGAAGCTTTAGAATTTGAATTCTGCGATTCTTCATCTCCTCAGGCCGTCTACAGAACCCGACATGATGTGGTAACCTTCACAGAGCCAGGATATCACAACTTCATCAGCTCAAACCTTGCTCAATGCGCATCCGGACATAAGCTCGACGTCCTTGTCGTCTATGACCCGTCACGTCCcattccaccaccaccaccaagcaAGATCCTTCCTTGGGGCAAATTATACAAGGTCGAATGGAGCGTTTCTCAAGAGAGTGACTACTATCACACGTGGGGTGAGAAGACGCAGTTTAATGTTGGAGTAGTCTTCTTTTCGAATACGGAAACGAAGTCACCGACGTCTTAGAGATCACCGGAGATCTTGAATTCATATCATGTGACCCGACTTCTGCCATAGCTGTGCACAAGACGGGCGATGATATCGTCAGGCTCACCAAACCAGGAGTCCACTACTTCATTAGCTCAAAGACAGGTCAATGTCAGGCAGGGCTTAAGCTTCGAGTCGTGGTCGGACCACCACCACTTACCAAAGCCGTAACTTCCCCCAGTGGCAGTGTTGTTCCGAAGACGAAGATGGAGTTGTCACTTATGGACCGCTTCGACAGATGGTTACGCACCTTCAGACCTGAACCCCGTCACTAATAAGCATCCGATTTCTGTTCAGTTTGAGATTAGCTAATCAGTTCTCTTGTTAACCTTctttagtatttttgtttccaattcatgtttatctttcttttagttcttttttCCTTCGTTGTAGAGTCGGTTCGATTCAAACAGTactattaaataataaatttcagATTTCTTAAACAAGGACTGGGCcacagattttttatttttttccactaCATGAATGGAGCCAAGTTATTGTGTTTGCCTTAAGATTCAAGTTATATGTACTCACAGCACAGCTTTGAAACCAAAGTTGTAATGTTGCATCCAGGCGCAgctttgcaaaagaaaatattaggaAGACGTAAATAAATCGTTAGCTTCACCTTAATCTATACTAGAtgcggacccgcacgtacggggttatgtttgtaaataattcaatataattatttaaattggtttggttttagtaaATTTGTGAATATCTGaaataattatgatttcacTACAAAATTTTAATCCAAGTATATACGGATCAAACTTGAACCAAATTAGTAACcgttagatttttattaaaccCGTATActattaaatcagataaaaatcatcacaaaaaattaaacttatttaAATTGAATGGGATGACCTAATATATCAAGCTGCGCAAACACACCTCGTTAGGTTTTGAGAATTGAATATAGTTAAAACAACACATTTCCAATATGAGAGATTCTTGATATaggacatattttatataagacAAACTTTTATTCCCGATAGGAAACAGGATGGGATGGAAGCAAAAATTACCGAAGTCCCGCGTTttgtaaaaacacaaagataaattatagtatatttatatattaataaaatattacaaaattaattgaattatttattcTTGTTATTTTATGTATGGTTCAGTGGAACACACTTTAATTTTAGTGCCTTTAGTTGTTATTTTGAACATTGTTAGGCACTTAGgctatataatttgaaaaaaaaaatcatgttacGTATATGATTGTaagcattaatttattttaagtcTGTTAATTTATAGTTATTAATCTATACACAagttattataaattttcaaattataaattacGGGGTGAAGATTATTATGAAGAAACCaaatgacttaaaaaaaaaaaggaaaaatgacaaTGTTGAGTagtaaaaaagacaaaaaaacataataacgttatttaaaaaataaaaacaaaaaataaaacagagacattgtttttttttattaaaaaatcagagacatttatcttttccttcgtctcttttccttttccttcttctGTATTTCTTCTGAATCTCGTCGATTTGATTCACGGCATGCATGTCTCTTCCCGATTCTCTCCCTTCGTCTTCTTTTTATTCTCCTGTGACCCGCAAAGACACCAAGTTTCACGCTTACCATGGAATCTTTCCGAGTACGATTACCGCCATGGGAGCGTGTTTGCATCTAAGAACGTGAGGGATATAGTTCGACTTCCGGAGACACTTAGTCTTGCGTTGTCGTCGTCGCTACCTTCTATTACTTTGGTGAGATCGAATTTTTGAATCGATGCTTTGTCTCCGTTGTGTGAATGTTTTGATTAGGatataagagatatataattctaattttatcaCTTTGTATAGTTTTTAGCCAGATCCGATTTGAAGAAGGTGCAACAAAGTATAAATGATTTGATCGCTTTGGTTGATGAAGTCTGTCATGCTGATTTCTTGGGGTGAggtaattttgattttgcagCTGAATTTCCAAAAGTTTGTTTCAAACTTGCCTCAAGTATAGAGAGGAAATGAAGTTGTTTTTCACCGTTACCTCTTTGTTCATCTAACCCGTGGTCTTTGTTAATTTCCAGATTCTCAGAATCTCAGACCAGTTGATTTATTAACTCTAAACATGCAAGAAATGGTAATCTCCTTCGCTCTAAggcatctcttttttttggggttaaaaaAATGCATCTATTATAATCAATCCAATATGATGTTCTTGTTGCCAAACAACCAACACTAATTATAAACATCTGATCAACTTGACTCTATTGGTTCTCCTCTCAATGAACTTGAAACAATATTTGGTGCTTTATCTGGTATAGGGAAAGAGTATGAATCTATTTGTACTGTGATAAAATTAGCCCTTATAGAAATGGTTGTACAATTAGTCGTTATAGtgcaaacaaatgaaaaaaaaggtCTCGCCTTTAAAAACTCATTACTTGCAGGAGAAGAGATCAGAGTTATTGGATCAGTCTTATATGNCTGTACCATGCGgaatataattattgatattGGTAGAACTCCATGTGAATTTCGGGTTTGAGAGTTGTGATGAGATGGTGTAGGCCTCTTTGTATTAGATGTTTGAGGAGCACCGTTTAATACTTGGAccagtaaaatatttttcttccttACCCTGTTTCATATATTGACAATAGTGACataattagtttaatatattgatAAACAATGCTTGAGAATAAAGAGAAATAAACCTACTTACTTTGAAatcgagttttttttgtgtgtttggaagTATTGTGTTTGTTCTTGAGTAGAGGTCTGTATTTATAGAACTAATGCAGGTAGTTTGGTGAAATGGTATAGTTCTAGAATATGCTTATTCGATAATGACGATGAGATAcgttagtataatttttttacataatatctAACTTTTAAATCCGTGTTAGTTGCTAAAATTTAGAGGATATGAATATTTTAGttgatacaattttaaaatgttactatAATTTAGctacaatatatttaaaacttgcCTAAATCTGTAGTGAATAAGATTCGAAATTTATCGGTCACCTTAAATTTGCAGAATTATTTATGTGTATTTggaaatctaaaatatttttgaatacaTGTTAGGTCATATACCCATTGTTCCAgcttttgattaatttttcttctttctaaaattGAATGATGAAATAAGTTCTCTGTTACTCGCTCCAccttttatggtatatatagGATTTGATTATGAGATTCTTTCATAATCTAACGTAGTTTATGTTGATACTTTTTTTAAATAGGTACACAAATccgattttttttaagattcgGGTTTTTAGTATTCTTGATttgggattttaatttaataactgATATTTAAACGATTTTAATTGTGATTAGTTTCTAAAAACCGTATTGTATGGCAGGGAAGATTTTTCGGGGTTGAAATGTAGAATTTATTATGTTACTCAAATTAttcatttccaaaaatatttttttgaatttgattttgattacaGATATCGGCGGGCGCCTATGTTTGGAAATGGAAGTTACAATTCAGGATCCGAATTAGGGAAAACCGGGTCATTTAAGGATCTGCGTGTTTCTATTTAATTAGATTACCTCTTTGccctcaaatatttttttctttgttctttctttttttatttcgtaAGGACATTGTATGGAATattggttttattgttttttttttatccctaagtgtactccccaattaatagtatagattattattttgaCAGCAACTTTAGCCACTAAGACTTGAAGTTGAGAACTATTTACAATCATATGCCATtggtatttattattttcacatatttagaaacaaaaaatccaGTCAATCATCCCAAGAATCTCTACCATATCTATGCAATAATCGATTTCAAGATATAAAGTTATGGAAAGCCTATAAATCAGCTATATTCAATTTTGTATGTCCTTAATTACTCaccacatttaattttaaaatataaacaaattcgAATACAGAAACAAATTAATGACtaggaaaaatatcaaatcacaTAAACTTGGCATATTccctaaaaataaatattatgcaatatttaATCCCTAATTACGTGGTAATCAATTAAATATGTTGTGTGTTAAGTGGTGAAAAAATAAACCTAATTAATTGCCTATAAATAATTGGTCCTTAATCCCAAGTTAGCACCACCAACAACATCAATCATCAGTCTCTTCCTTCCAATACCAACGTGAGTACGAAACAAATTTGGTGATCCTCAGTCTGCTTCATTGTTTTCcgataagagtttttttttgtgaaaaagagATTTCAGAGAAGTGTCGTAGAGAACCTCTGAATCTGAACAGATTCAAACCGTTTTATATGATAAGATCGATTGTCAATTTGAGATGATGCAAAAGTATTCATACTGCTAAAtatttcactcttttttttctttataagtatatttttttgttagagcAATATATATTTCGCTTCCAAATGTCATTATCCATTTTTTTCCAGTAAATCTCATATTTCAACATGGATAAAATCttcatattactattttttttaaaacaccaATATAGGGCATGCATAATTAAACTGATTTAATAAGAATTGGTATTATGCaatcttaataattattaataaactccaacaaaatctgtaaattccaaaaaatgtgaattccaaaaaagaaatgttttacaCCGGgggttaaaatataat from Camelina sativa cultivar DH55 chromosome 2, Cs, whole genome shotgun sequence includes the following:
- the LOC104722118 gene encoding pentatricopeptide repeat-containing protein At4g08210-like; its protein translation is MDLKIIAAGLRHCGKIQALKRGESIQAHIIKQGISQNVFLANNVISMYVDFRYLGDAHKVFDEMTERNIVTWTTLVSGYTCDGNPSKAIELYRNVLESQEEEGPNEFMYSAVLKACGLVGDLQLGRLIHERIGKENLTGDVVLMNAVVDMYVKNGRLSEANSSFREISRPNPTSWNTLISGYCKAGLIDEAVSLFHRIPQPNVVSWNCMISGFVDKGSPRALEFLVRMQREGLTLDGFALPCALKACSFGGLLTMGKQLQCCVVKSGLESSPFARSALIDMYANCGSLIDAADVFHQERHHALCNSLAVSNSMLSGFLINEENEAALALLLHMYQSGLSFDSYTLSGALKICINLVNLRLGLQVHSLVVTSGYELDCIVGSFLVDLHANVGDIQDAHKLFHRLPNKDIIAFSGLIRGCVKEGFNSVAFYLFRELIKLGLDADQFIVSSILKVCSSLATLGWGKQIHGLCIKKGYDSEHVTATALVDMYVKCGETDNGVVLFDGMLERDVVSWTGIIVGFGQNGRVKEAIQYFHKMISSGVVPNEVTFLGLLSACRHSGLLEEARFTLELMKSEYGLQPYQEHYYCVVDLLGQAGRFQEAEELINQMSLEPDKTIWMSLLTACGTHKNARLVTVIAEKLLKAFPEDPSVYTCLSNVYATLGMWDQLSEVREAAKKLGPKESGMSWI